The genomic DNA gagagagaccggagcatctgctcactgcgagggtcagagagagaccggagcatctgctcactgcgagggtcagagagagagaccggagcgtctgttcactgcgagggtcagagagagagaccggagcttctgctcactgcgagggtcagagagagagagacaggaacgtctactcactgcgagggtcaaagcgagagagaccggagtgtctgctcgctgcgagggtcgagggagagagaccggagcgtctgctcactgcgagggtcgcgagagagagagaccggagcctctgctcactgcgagggtcgagagagagagaccggagcgtctgctcactgcgagggtcgagagagagagaccggagcgtctgctcactgcgagggtcgagagagagagaccggagcgtctgctcactgcgagggtcgagagagagaccggagcgtctgctcactgcgagggtcgagagagagagacaggagcgtctgctcactgcgagggtcagagagagagagagaccggagcctctgctcactgcgagggtcgagagagagaccggagcgtctgctcactgcgagggtcgagagagagagagaccggagcctctgctcactgcgagggtcgagagagagagagagaccggaacgtctgctcactgcgagggtcgagagagagaccggagcctctgctcactgcgagggtcgagagagagagaccggaacgtctactcactgcgagggtcgagagagagagagaccggagcctctgctcactgcgagggtcgagagagagagagaccggagcctctgctcactgcgagggtcagagagagagaccggagcctctgctcactgcgagggtcgagagagagaccggagcctctgctcactgcgagggtcgagagagagagaccggagcctctgctcactgtgagggtcgagagagagagaccggaacgtctactcactgcgagggtcgagagagagagaccggaacgtctactcactgcgagggtcgagagagagagagaccggcgcctctgctcactgcgagggtcagagagagagaccggagcatctgctcactgcgagggtcagagagagagaccggagcttctgctcactgcgagggtcgagagagagagagaccggagcgtctgctcactgcgagggtcagagagagagaccggagcctctgctcactgcgagggtcgagagagagaccggagcgtctgctcactgcgagggtcgagagagagagagaccggagcctctgctcactgcgagggtcagagagagagaccggagcctctgctcactgcgggggtcgagagagagagaccggagcctctgctcactgcgagggtcgagagagagagaccggaacgtctgctcactgcgagggtcgagagagagagagaccggagcctctgctcactgcgaggatcgagagagagagaccggagcctctgctcactgcgagggtcgagagagagagagaccggagcctctgctcactgcgagggtcgagagagagagagaccggagcctctgctcactgcgagggtcgagagagagagagaccggagcctctgctcactgcgagggtcagagagagagaccggagcctctgctcactgcgagggtcgagagagagagaccggagcctctgctcactgcgagggtcgagagagagagaccggagcctctgctcactgcgagggtcgagagagagagaccggagcctctgctcactgcgagggtcgagagagagaccggagcgttggctcactgcgagggtcgagtgagagagaccggagcctctactcactgcgagggtcgagagagagagaccggagcctctactcactgcgagggtcgagagagagagagaccggagcgtctgctcactgcgggggtcgagagagagagaccggagcctctgctcactgcgggggtcgagagagagagagaccggagcctctgctcactgcgagggtcgagagagagagagagcggagcgtctgctctctgtgagggtcgagagagagagaccggagcgtttgctcactgcgagggtcgagagagagagaccggagcgtctgctcactgcgagggtcagagagagggagaccggagcgtctgctcactgggtGAGGCGCTGTTCCTACGGGGTTAGCTGCTAGAGGAGGAAGGTAAGCGGAAGCTGGGTTGCTGTGGATTGCTGAAGGTAGGAAAgaagaagggatggagggatgaagggatgtatgtgCAAGGGGATTTTTGTGAAGCCTGTGAGCAGGTACAGAGGGCAATACGACCTGGCCCCCACCAGGGGGTGCTGGTGAGTCGGGCTGTGTCCGTGGAGGAGGACGGCGGCCTGTGACGTCACGACCCGTGGTGCGCGCGCCGCACGGTGGTTGGCTCTGGAGCaggaagagctgtgtgtgtcgttgctcttgccgttgtgctgctgtaggctTTGTAGAGATTGAACAGTCTAGCCTTGTTGTCGTTTCGGCGAAAGTGGATGCCGTTTTCTCTGAGGAAACGTTGGAGTTGAGTGAATGTCCACCTCCGTAGTTCAGGCTCCGTTTCGGAGCGCGGCTCCGTCCGAGAGGCGTGTCGCGTGCGCCGCCGCGAGTGGCTGCTAATGAGGCAGGCTGCCGGTGGTGGGGAGATTGGAGCTGGCTGTGCCTAACTTGTGGCCCCGGTTGTTTGCCCTCGCTGGCGGAGTAGACGAAGCCTGGGACCTGTCTGGAGTTGGAGGTGTCTCGTTGGGGGAGCTTGAGTGGGAGCTGTGGCGGCTGGTGTGTGGAACACTGATTGCCGAGCGCACGCGGCTCCGTTCGGATGCTTGGCTTAGATCCAACTGCTGAAACGTGGATGGCGGGTAGCCGATGTCGAAGAGATCTTCGTCTGACTCTGGTGAGTTGATCAGCAGTTCGGGATCCATGGTAAGTTGAATGTTCTGGTGGTAGAGTGTAGCTTGTTTGAACCGTGATGAAGCGCGGCGTGAATCACGGTCTGGCTGTCAGTccttgaaaggatggagacgagcagtggccggaagttttgccggatataaataggggtggttgtggttcgaggcggagttttaggcgtggccatgctcctgaacctatgttaacattTTAACCTCATTAATGTAACCTCCTGATGTAATGTAACTGTTCaaagagtgctcaaacttcacgtgTGCTAACAGGCCAATATAAAATATTTGTGCTGTAaagttagaccctccagaaaaacgcgggcaaagATCCtcgattatgcgatcaaacatgcgggtttatgtgattttatgcggtgaaattgcgggaagttgcaaaatatgcggaaagttgcgaaatatgcagaaaaagtcaatattgggctgtcttatttatttattctctttcacacacaacctgccactaacgttaatcccctttactattcaattaaacacattcaatgtgtatttattgtaaaagcaattgggctattttaatcactctcacaaacacacacacacacacacacacacacacacacacacacacacacacacacacacacttctccgcctcattctgttttcatttactcgttcgttatctgaccagcttcaatcttgtaggctactcatctcgtttcttgtagccctctaaagggttttggaggtcgatgcctcggtgaacgtgagttgtttggctttcttgtccgcagcagcagaaagcattttcgaatgtttgaatgaatcaaagtgggtcgtcaccgtcgatgttctcttatgctccaacacacagttgcacggggtgcagaatagtttccccccactttcgtgcaagacatcggggaactgctttgcccggtctttagcagagatgttcgtcggtaaatgagatggattagattttttcatcgtgtgagctccacacgttcactctacggtgttgtttaccttctgtgatgcgcgagctgatgacgtcgcgcatcatcatcacttcacgtcaagatgagttaactttttttttcaactttgtgtggaaaaatgcggggattatgcggccttttgaaaaatatgcggctttttaaaaatctgcgccattttgctgattatgcggaaaattctgcgatcgcagaatcgcgtttttctggagggtctataaAGTATTGCATCTTGTTCACTACAGAATGGTTGCCTAGTGACTGTCCTCTCACTGAGTCTTGCCTCTCCTCTGCAGATCGCCAGTCTCTCCTCCGCCATGGAGAGCTCCATCACTCTCTGGCAGtttctgctgcagctgctcatcGACCAGAGCCACCAGCATCTGATCTGCTGGACGTCCAGCGACGGAGAGTTCAAGCTGCtgagggcagaggaggtggccaAGCTGTGGGGGCTGCGCAAGAGCAAGACCAACATGAACTATGACAAGCTGAGCCGAGCGCTGCGCTACTACTACGACAAAGTATGCACATGTTCAAATGATGGCATTGTTCTTGCTTTGGTGTGTTAGCATTGGGCCTTGAAACCCAACTGAAATTAAAGTTAGAAATCTTGTCTTGTTGCTCTGCAGAACATTATAAAGAAGGTGATCGGCCAGAAGTTTGTCTACAAGTTTGTGTCCTTCCCTGAGATCCTTAAGATGGACCCTGCAGCGGTGGAGTCAGGCCAcagtgagggaggggggggggggctgtcagAGCCTGAGGCTGAAGACGAGGATGGGAGGAACCAGTACCACCTCTCAAGTCTGTACTCCTCCTTCCCCGTCAGCTCCCTGCAGCCCCCCTCAGAACCTCATCGTCCCAtcaagacagaacccagagccGATCGCCACCGCGACACctcctctgtcatcagattCGTAACAAACCGTGGCCACTGCTCCCTACCCCCCACCCCACCCCCATCCTCAACTGAGACCTCTGATGTCTCCAGACCATCTCCTCGGCTGGcccgctcctcctcctcctgctgctcctCCCCGCCACAGAGCCCCGCCCACACACAGTGGAAGGGGCGGAGCTCAGAGACTGATGAGTGCGAGCTGACGGCTCAGCCTCTGAACCTGTCCTCTGGGCAGAGGGAGAGAGTGAGCTTGCATGGTGCACCACTGCCAGAGAGGATTCGATTGGCCAATAGACGGAAACACAAAGGCTTGGAGATCTctgcctcctctctcctgctgACAGGAAGTGACCTCGTCTCTATTGCTCTCAACAGCCCGGCGCTGCCTTCAGGCTCCCTGACCTCTGCCTTCCTTAGCACACAGGTAACAACATCACACAGAACATGCAGCACCAGACCATTCACACATAGCTGTCCTGCAATACAGGTGGATTGAGCAAAGACGAGAAGAACAAGACTAGGTAGGAAGAtacattttgtgaatgaaggaaGTTAAGCTTGTAGACAGGGAGGAGAGGGAAGGAGGTGAGCTGGAAGAAGAGAGGAGGTGAGGGAGCAGGAGGAGTTTTATAAGTAGAGCCCTATGTTCCTGAAGCCCCTGATTCactgacagaaacacacggacaTACCAAGTCTGTCCACATGCAGGAATTCAGCAGCTGATGTATAAATACAGATGGAGCAATGATGGCTTCTGAGTGTACACTATATAGTTAAAGGAAGCAAAAGTATATTCTAAATcaatcatttcatttcatttctgaTGTTTGTTTGTGATGAAGTGTTAGCAAAGAGCTGTTGGTTGTTATCTACAGCCCCTTATTCACTTCCCCCAGAGGCCTGTACGAGAAGCAGGATGTGCGCTTAGCGAGGTGCCTACAGGGTTAACTCAGAGTTTAAGTCAGATAACACAaagatatccagggtctgttggatTCTTCGTACAGGCCTCCGGACAGAAAGATCCCTGTAGTGATCCCTGTTCATCAGAAACCACTTCATGGTGACTACGGGGGCCTCGTTAGTCAAGCCGTGAGCTCTAGTTCAGAGATCAGTACACCATAAGCCAGCCCTGAGAAAGCAGCTGGAAGCAAACGAGACTCAAACTCCTGCTGAGTGGTCCAAACAAAGAAGAGTTGAGAAACTAAAATGACCTGAGAAAAACGGAACTGGCAAAGAATATTTCAGAAGCACAGCTTTTAAGAGAAAACGGATCCTCAAATGTATTTGTTAATATGTTTACTTTTGTAaaagaaacatttgaagaggattTTGAGCTGAGAGGTGTCTGGCTGTTGTGATAGAACCAACCGTCGAATGTTTCCATAAAAGAACCAGACAGAAAACTAAATGGGCCTTAGCCAAATGTGAAGTGACAGAAGACAGACGAGACTGAAGAAAGTAGATCTCATGAGTTGTGCATGAGCAGAGCGTCTGCCCTGTTGGATCAGTCTGACTGAGGCCCGGTGGACTCCGGACTCGGAGCTGGGGAACTCCTCTCCGGACTTACTGCCAGAATAAACATTCATCTCAATCATGTCCATCCTGCTTTATTCATACTGTTTCCATTATGGCATTTGTCAATGCAGGCTCCGTCTGGTCTGCTGCTCACTTCGAGTTCTCTCCTGTCCAATATCCATTTGTGGTCTAGCCTGAGCCTGATGGGACCCCTCAGCCCTGCACAGCTACAGAGCCATGCCCCCCTCTttcaggtaaacacacacatacacactcacacacatgtggTATTGCTGCACACTTTGAGGTACTCATTGACGGCAGTGTAGCAAATGCAAGGGATTTTATTAGTGGGCAAAAGACTCACTCATCATCAATAGATGTTACAAGTAGAAATCAGGGGCGGTGAACACCCCCTGCTGAAGTTCATCCACTGCTACACACTTACTTGGCATCTTTCTGCAGTAGCTGATGGTAGCTAGCTGATGCTATGACATGTTAGCCAGCTGTAAATACTGTAGTGTGCTGTCAGTGTACTGACCCTAAACCTCACTTGGTCTCCTCAGTATTGGGGTGCAAAAGAACACTTGCAACATATTCACTAGAggaaaaatataaatatgtataacTTATTAAGTTATTCTTGAAGTCAATGTTATTCTTGAAGTCAATGTTATTCTTGAAGTCAATGTTAttcttgaagtcaatgggaaattGAGAAATTCTTTAGTACAAGCTTAGCATCAATACATGTTACCTTTTATCGCAGAATGAATGTTAACTATGGTTTTATTGTGTGTTTACATAATTACATCAGTTGATATCACTTTTTCAAACACAAAACATGGAATACACACGTTACTCTGCTTTCATGTCAGGTTTCATGTCTAACTATCCTGTGGGAAAACAATCTAACCTTGCTTTAattcaggggtggggaacctccggcccccgggccgtatacggcccgcgagaccatttggtacggccctcgaggtaatttataaacacacgcaaaaaagaaaaaaaattaaagaaatctagaccgcaaaaaaactgaaacaagcgagtgcttgtttttcctggccaaggtcagggtccttgaacacaacacaagcctaacgtggtctgacagggatgcagttctgacggagagcaccagaacgcggctccgggccgggacttcacaaattgcagtacccataacgagccatacacatgccgcagtttctgcgtgtctgtgtctttagttgaaagcccagtggcgatctgttcatctgtcatactgatcatacagtcaataactgtgttgttattagcatctggttagctagctatgctaagctTTTTCTaccaccagtgaggtaaaggcacatctttatatgatcattatagttataaaaacacaagaaaataaagtaaacgggtataaaatactatatgacagtaaacaaaagttcttattaataaacaagaatacagtttgaaaggggagtgatttgtaaaatatccataaagaaaaagaacatctgtttacagttctgtttcatatgggtgttgagagatgtatccatagatctcttaatgttgctctcaaagtgcaccagattggtgcttttaacttcaatatttaaaaaacaaatcttcccgggcgagcatgggacccccctagagaaggttagctcccccccacttaaatcatgttcacatggataggaaactaaatacatttgcacacatcttgtgtccatatctttctgttttggtggtaatGCCACAACCGTGTATGCGTGCACGTGtatcatggcaagatatctggattcagaggttgctttttctttgcacagcatgaaagacaggccaaatgaatgggctgtgattttagtatttttaagcagaggtcaataatgtgtacggccctcggaggatgttgaaaacattgaaatggcccttgagaggaaaaaggttccccacccctgctttaattgaTTAACCTCTCAGAGAAAACACTGGCCTGCTGGTAATGGATACTAAATATTTGTATCTTTATGAACAGCAAATCCCTCTGTTCCAGCAGCAGGAACTTTAGTCACTTTACACGGCAGACTTACCTCAAAAGTGTTTTTTAAACAGTCGTGTgtctgtaagtgtgtgtgtgattcacCGCGTGCCAGGGTTTCACAATAAGTCACAGATGTTTCCGTTCTAAAGTGGACAAAAAGAGGGGGCAACTTCCTGTTGGCTAGGGGGAGCGGACTGGTTGGTCAGGAACCTCtcccatcaacacacacacacactcgatgTTGGTGTTCTATCAGGTTTAAAGAGCATACGCTCCTGTGAAGCGTCAGCAGTCACACGAGAAGTGATGTGATACAACATTACTGTAAAACTAGGTAGTATTTTATAACTTGTGTAGTATTGTTAGTGGGACTACTTTATATCAAATAATAAGCTGTGTTGACTTTCTTTCTTTAGTGACTCAGGGATGTGGTTTCTGTAACTGTAATCTTCACTCTCTTCAAATGTCATATAAACATTCCTTTTCTCATCTCTAATAATTCATATATTACCAGTCAGCTCCACTTTGGTTTGTGTCTTTAGTGCAAAAGAATCTTTTAAAATGAAAAACCAGGTTTGTCCTCATTGGGTaggcctttttatttatttcaaattaaGAACTGACTTTATATAAGTAATTCACCACTTTCTTCCTGCAAAGATTTAATAAAACACATGAAAGCCTGCAACCAATGTGGAACGATTGCAATATATTTGATACAGACACTGAATATTCCAGGATTCTCTTGTGTTGAATATCATCTGTTAACCTCTGATTCCATCCCTACAGTTCCCCTCACTGCTGAATGGACACGTCCCTCTGCCTTTACCCAGCGTggactctccctctcctctgcagcTCTCCTACATTTCCCATCAGTCCTGATACCAGCTGGAGCTCGGAGAGTGAATTGGGCCTCATCCAACGTTAGCCGTCAAACATCAGCCTGAGATGCACTTCCCTCACTGATGACACACAAGCTTTACCCGGAAGCTTTTCTCCCTCACAAGAGTATTTGTATTAGACATGTCATTGTGTGCAGTGTGTAcactacatttttttttttcatgcaaAGACATTTACCAGAGGTCAGACCTCGTCTCATTGTACTTGGTTTGAACTTCAGTGATACAGACGGGTTGCAATTGAACCAGTTAACCCTATGTATCCCCATGCCCTGCCTAATATCAATATCCTCACCAATGCCctaaagaaaagaaagataGGTGGACCTTTATTGATTCAACTCAGTTTTCCACACGCACATGCATTTTCTGTTACACAGTtacatacaaatacacacagttaTATTCGTCAAGTCCCGACAGACTGAACCACTGCCGCCCAACAGAGGTCGAAGGGATCTATATAATCTACAGACCCTAGTACATCTCATTTATTGTGTGATGCCACTGTGGGCAACAGTTTGAAGGCTTATGAAGTGACAGCCAGGTTTGGATAGATATGCTTCGCAAAGGAAAGGGCACAGAACAGGAAATAGTCTGCTTTATTCAGTCCAAATGTtgcaaaatataaaatgaactaattaacatctacagtggaggaaataagtatttgatcccctgCAGATTTTGTAAATGtaccgttacggcccgtccacacggcggcgtgcgttgccgcttcaacgcttctgcccattcactttgaatggggtgacgtcacgattcgccgaactgcattgtgggagcaaagcgtagattctctcgcggtgctcgctgcaaaagtagagcaatgttctacttttgccgcctcgacagaggcgtcagccaatcaaatccctcgtatgtaaatctgacagtacaagcagtagccaatcaaaccgggtgtatgttgggagagccggaccgcagttatttccatatgtcaacaaaaggaggagaaaatgatcgtggcggtagggaatcacccggtactctatgaccagtccctctctacatacagggatacaaaccggaggagccaggcatggggggaggggcagagacagtgggggaaactggtaggttttcgcctgtttggggagtttatatttatatatatattgctcgcataaagtccccggggttttttgctttgtatgtcgggggcgggagattcatgtgattggtcgtATAAACAGTGAGAGTAAGAATATCAAAAAGACAATCCAGAAACgtacattatataaaagataaaaatgtatttgcattaaactgtgggaaataagtatttgatccccttgcAGAACATGCGTTAGTGCTTGGTGGAGAAACCCTTGTTGGACGCACAGAGGTCAGACGCTTCTAGTCGGACTCCAGGTCTGTGCACATCTCAGGAaggatgttggtccactcctctctgaAGACCCTCTCCAAAGCCTTCAGGTTTTGAGGCTGATGCCGGGCATCTGGAAGCTTCAGCTCCCTCCACAGATCTTCTATGGGACTAAGGTCCAGAGACCGGCTCCATCACCTCAATGTGCTTCTTCTTTAGCCACTCCTGTGTTGCCTTGGCCGCATGTTCAGGGTCCTTGTCCTGCTGGAAGACCCCTCCACGACCCATTGCAGTGTCCTGGCTGAGGGAAGGAGGCTATCGGCCAAGACTGTACGGCCCCGTACATCCTCTCCTCGATGCAGGGAAGTCCCCCTGTCCCCTTAGCAGAGAAACCCCCAAAGCATAATGTCTCCACCTCCATGCTGACGGGGGGATGGTGTCCTGGGACTATAGTCAGCATCTCTTCCTCCAAACAGGGCGTGTCGAGTTGATGCCAAAGATCTCGAAGGTCTCATCTGACCACATCACCTTCTCCCAAGCCTTCTCTGAATCATTCAGATGTTCACTGTcacacttcagacgggcctcTCATGTTCTTCTTGAGCAGGGGGGCCTTCAGGCGCTGCAGGCTTTGATCCTTTATGGTGTAGTGTTACCAATAGTTTTCTTGGGGACCCAGCTGCCTTGAGATCAGTAACAAGTTCCTCCTGTGTAGTTCTTGGCTGACCCCTCACCGTTCTCATGACCATCAAACCCCACGGGCCAGACCTTGTGTGGAGCCCCAGACCGAGGGCGACTGATGCTCATTGTGTCTTTCTTCCACTTCTGAATAATGGCACCAACAGTTGTCTCCTCCTCACCGAGCTGCTCTCTGATGGTCTTGTAGCCagtcccagcctggtgcaggtctacagtcCCTGAGGTCCttagacagctctttggtcttgcccatggtggagaggttggaatctgattggttgattcggtggacaggtgtcttttatacaagTAACAAGTTGATATTAGGAGTACTTTTTTTAAAGGAAGACAACTTATTTAACCGGTCTGTGGGAGCCAGAATCCTTGTTTGTTgcaaggggatcaaatacttatttcccacagttaaatgcaaatacatttttatcttttatataatgtcaatttctggattttctttttgatattcttaCTCTCACTGTTTATACACACCTACCATTACAATTATAGACTGTTCATTTATTTGTAAGTTGGCAAACTTACAAAGTCTGcaggggatcaaatacttatttcctccactgtatGTCAAGATGTTCAAACAACAATGTGTAGTTTTACAAGTGACTGAATGTTGTTCAGTCACTTGACTTGGCTCCGGAGTCTTCCTTTTGTTTCTGTCTTGCTTTGACTTGACGCTGTGAACCTGTTTTTATCATGCTTGTTTCATGCAGTGAACTGTTCAGCCTTGTACCAGCTGTGCCTTCAATACTGTGTGACATATGTACAGTATTAAGCTTTACACCAGGTTGTAAAACATTCCAGGTTCAAATGCACAAAAGCCTTTTGTTCTTAAATGGATCCTGTTCTTTTCATAGAGTACTTAAGAGAAATGTATTCTCAGTGATTTGCTATTAAACTGTCAATGTTTTGGAATAAATGGAATTACTTTTCAGAATAACTATATTCATTATGATTGTTAATGCACACACAACTGCTGCATAGTCTGTATTTGGAAAATATATATTGATAAGAAATACTGCCATTTCCATGTCTGGTTCACACACGTGTTcagacctttatatatacagtctatggttcagaCATCAGGTCAAGACTCATCTTCAGCTCAttaatacatttgaaaacagtttTACAAtgatacatatttatttatgtgcCCTTCCCTCAGCAATAGCCCTCAGTACTTTCCTCTATTCCACGTTACGATACCACGTGTTTGTGTCCAGCTTGACATTCTGCTTCTTCTCTTCCAGTAAGAGAAGTACATCAGGTTCAGGGAATGGCTGATTGCATTGCGCATGTGAATCTGGCACAGTGGGCTAAATGCCCTTCTCCCTTCTCCATAGAAAAGCACACCAAGAAGAGCTGGCACTCTGATTGTACGGTCGCTGAAGCTTCTGGAATCACCCGATACACAGAGTACAACAGATGCTGGTGTGGCTGCCCATATCTCTGCTGGAGATCTGACAGCTCTGGTGTAAGAAATGGGGATATGTGCAGAGCCCAGAGCAAGGCGACAAGCTGTGTCCAACTTCAAGCGGTCCAACTATGCGTGGTACTTAAAGTGTCCTCTGTCACCGTGGAGCAAGCTGTCTGGGGTCTCCTGGTGAGGTATGGCAAAGTGGAGGGTGCAACAGGAGGGACACTGTTGGACCTGAGTGATTgacaggaggaggagcagcCTGTGAGGAAAACGGCTCTGCAGGAACTGGAGACGGCTGACGAAAGGTCAAGGGAGCATTGGGCTGCTTGGAAGAAGGGTCTAGATGATTCACGGCAGTTTGAGGATGCACTTCAGAGACTAGTGAGTAGGGGTTAACAAGCTGCAG from Pseudochaenichthys georgianus unplaced genomic scaffold, fPseGeo1.2 scaffold_491_arrow_ctg1, whole genome shotgun sequence includes the following:
- the LOC117442855 gene encoding ETS domain-containing protein Elk-3-like, producing the protein MESSITLWQFLLQLLIDQSHQHLICWTSSDGEFKLLRAEEVAKLWGLRKSKTNMNYDKLSRALRYYYDKNIIKKVIGQKFVYKFVSFPEILKMDPAAVESGHSEGGGGGLSEPEAEDEDGRNQYHLSSLYSSFPVSSLQPPSEPHRPIKTEPRADRHRDTSSVIRFVTNRGHCSLPPTPPPSSTETSDVSRPSPRLARSSSSCCSSPPQSPAHTQWKGRSSETDECELTAQPLNLSSGQRERVSLHGAPLPERIRLANRRKHKGLEISASSLLLTGSDLVSIALNSPALPSGSLTSAFLSTQAPSGLLLTSSSLLSNIHLWSSLSLMGPLSPAQLQSHAPLFQFPSLLNGHVPLPLPSVDSPSPLQLSYISHQS